In the Buchnera aphidicola (Periphyllus lyropictus) genome, AATTTATAATTAATTATAGATATAGTTAGATTTATAAAATTAAAGATAATTTTTATATATATATTAGGAAATTAATAATTTTTTCTATTTTAGATAAAAAGAGTTATTTTTATAAAATAGAAGATATTTTTAAAAATTTATTTTAAAAGAAATTTCTAAAAAAAACTGGAATATTAAATTTTTTAAGAAAATTTTATTTTTCTAAAACTGATATTATAAATTTATATAGAAATAAAAATATTAAAAATAAAAAATTAAATTTTTTTTTATTTTTTTTAAATTTTTGGTTTATTTTTTATTTAAAACTTTTTAAATTTTTAAAAAATAAAACCAATTTTTTTTTAATTATTATTTTTACAATGGTTTTAACTATAATTAGAAAAGCACGAATAATATTAGAGAGAATTTTCTAGTACTTTTATATAAAAAATTTAAATATAAACATATTTAAGTTTAAGAAAAATTTTCTTCATATTTTTAAAACTATTTTAAAATATTTTAATATTTTGAAAATGGAGTTTAGAAAAATTTTAATAAAAGTTTGTATTAATAAATTATTACTATCAATAGGAAAAATATTAATATGGTTACTCCACATTTAAATTCTAATATTTCAGATATTTCTGATGTAGTAATTATTTCAGGAGATCCATTAAGAGCAAAATATATTTCTAAAAATTTTTTAAAAAATTCAATTCAAATAAATAATGTTCGTTCTATGTTTGGATATACTGGATATTATAAAAAAAAAAGGATTTCTATAATGAGTCATGGAATGGGTATTCCTTCTTTATCAATTTATGTGAATGAATTAGTATCAGAATATAATGTAAAAAAAATTATTCGTTTAGGAACTTGTGGAGGAATTAATAAAAAAGTAAAAATAAAAGATATTGTTTTTGCTATGGGAGCTTCTACAGATTCTTCAATAAATCGATTACGTTTTGGTGGTTATGATTTTTCTTCTATTTCTGATTTTAAAATGTTATATCAAGCTTATATAATTTCTAAAAATTATAATTTTAATGTTCATATTGGTAATATTTTTACTACTGATTCTTTTTATGGAAAAGATTCTATTTTTTTTAATTTAATTAAAAAATTTAATATTTTAGCAATTGATATGGAAACTTCTGGTTTATATAGTTTATCTTCTGAATTAAAATTTAAATCTCTTTCTATTTGTACAGTTTCTGATGAAATTTTTAGTAAAAAAAAAATTACTTCACTTGAAAGAGAAAAAACTTTAAATAATTCTATTTTAATTTCATTAGATTTAGCTTTATTAAATTAGTTTTTTTAAAAAATTTAACAAAATATTTTAAAATAAAATATTTTGGTGAGAAAGGGATTCGAACCCTTGATACGTTTCCATATACACGCTTTCCAGGCGTGCTCCTTAAGCCTCTCGGACACCTCACCAAATTTTGATCTTTTAATAATTTTAATAAAAAATAAAAAAACGTCAAGTTTTTATTTTTAAAAAATTATTTTTATTATAATTATTTTTTATATAAAAAATTTTTTTAAAATTTAAGTATTTTTTTAAATTAATTTAATTAGGATATAATTTTTATTATAAGAAAAAATTAATTTTTCTTTTTTTTTTAATTCATTATAGACATTTTAATTTATTTAATTTTTATAGAAATAAAAATATGAAAAAAAAAAATTTATTTTTAATAGGTCCTATGGGTGCAGGAAAAAGCACAGTAGGGAAATATTTAGCAAGAAGACTTAAGATGAAATTTTATGATTCTGATCAAGAAATAGAAAGAAGAACTGGAGTAGATATAAATTGGGTTTTTGATGTGGAAGGTGAATCTGGATTTAGAAAAAGAGAATCTCGTATAATTTCTGAATTAACAGAAAAAAAAGGTATTGTTTTAGCTACTGGAGGAGGATCAGTAATTTTAAGTAAAAATAGAAAATTTCTTTCTTCTAGAGGAATTGTTATTTATTTAAATATTACTATAGAAAAACAATTAATTCGTACAAGGAAAGATAAAAATAGACCTTTATTACAAATAAAAAGTTCTCTAAAAGAAACTTTAAAAAAATTAGGTAAGGAAAGAAATTTTTTGTATAAAAAAATTTCTGATATTATGATTAATGCAGATAATTATAGTGCTCCAACTATAGTTCAAAATATTATTAATACATTAAATTTATGATATTTAATAATGTTTTTTTTATTTTTTTAATAAAAGAGAAAATAATGTTTAAAAAAATTATCGTTAAATTAAAAAAACCTTATCCAATTATTATTGGTTTTGATATTTTTAAAAAAAATAAAATAATTTCATATTTTAATAAAAAAAAAAAATATGTTTTAATTACTAATCCAATATTATTTAAAATTTGGGCAAAAAATATTATAAAATATTTAAAAATTAATAATTTTATAATAGATTTTATTATAATACCTGATGGAGAACGTTATAAATCTTTAATAGAAATTAATAATATTATTACACAGCTTTTAAAGAAAGAATATGGAAGAGATACTGTTTTAATAGCTTTTGGAGGAGGTGTGATTGGAGATATAACTGGTTTTGTTGCTTCTATTTATCAAAGAGGAATAGAATTTATTCAAATTCCTACTACTTTATTAGCTCAAGTAGATGCTTCTATAGGAGGAAAAACTGGTGTTAATCATGATTTAGGAAAAAATATGATTGGATCTTTTTGGCAACCTAAATATGTTATTATTGATTTGTTTTTTTTATCTACTTTATCTAAACGTGAATTATTTTCAGGATTTTCAGAAGTAATAAAATATTCTATTATTTTTGATAAATTTTTTTTTATTTGGTTAGAAAAAAATTTTAAAAAGTTAATTTTATTAAAAAAAAAACAATTATTTTATTGTATAAAAAAATGTTGTAAATTAAAATCTCATGTAATTTCTTTAGATGAAAGAGAAGAAAATAATTTTAGAGCTTTATTAAATTTTGGTCATACTTATGGTCATGCTATTGAATCATATACACGTTATAGTAAATTTTTACATGGAGAAGCTATTTCTATAGGTATGGTTATTGCATTGAGAACTTCAAAAATATTAGGTTTATTAAAAAAAAATATAATTAATAGAGTTATTTTTTTATTAAGATCTTTTAATTTACCTATATATTCTCCTACTAATATTCCTATTTTTAGTTATTTAAAATATATGAAACGAGATAAAAAAAATTTTTCAGGAAAAATAAAGTTAATTTTACCTCATAAAATTGGTTTAGTAAAAATTTATGATAATGTTTGTGAAAAAGATATTCTTGATGCAATAAAAAGTTCTATTAAATAAATATTATTGAATATTTATTTGATTAAATTTTTTCTATTTTTACTTAAAAATGGTTAATAAAACATGAATAAAAAATTTTTATCTGCATCTATTTTGTCAGCAAATTTTTCTATTTTAGGAAAAGAAATAAAAAATGTTTTAAAATCTGGAGTAGATATGATTCATTTTGATGTAATGGATAATCATTATGTTCCAAATTTAACTTTTGGACCAATGGTTTTAGATTCTATTAAAAAATTAAATTTTTCTGCTCCGATTGATGTTCATATTATGGCAAAACCTGTAGATGATCTTATTTTAAAATTTGCTAAATGTGGAGCTACTTTTATTACTATTCATCCTGAATCTACTAAACATCTTAATAGAACTTTAGATATTATTAAAGAAAATGGATGTAAAGTTGGTTTAGCTATTAACCCAGCTTCCTCAACAAAAATTTTAGATTATGTTATAGAAAAATTAGATTTGATTTTAATAATGTCTGTAGATCCAGGTTTTTCTAATCAGAAATTTATATTAAATACTTTTAAAAAAATACATAAAGTAAAAAAAAAAATAAATTTAATAAAAAAAAAAATATATATTTCTGTAGATGGGGGGATTAAGATTTGTCATATTCAACCTTTATTAAAATTAGGTGTAGACATTTTAGTTATAGGATCATATATATTTAATAATAATAATTATAAATATATTATTAAAAAAATTAAAAATAAGATGAATTTTTTATAAAATTTATTTCATATAAATATTTTTTTAATAATTGAGATATAAAAAATAATGAATAAAAAAAATTTAGTAGTTTTTAGTGCTATTCAACCTTCAGGAAATTTAACTATAGGAAATTATATTGGTGTTTTAAAACATTGGAAAAAATTTCAGAAATTTTATAAATGTATTTTTTGCATTGCTGATTTACATTCATTAACTTCTTTAAATAAAGAAAACATTTTAGATAGAAAAAAATCTATTTTAGATACTTTAGCATTATATTTAGCTTGTGGAGTAGATCCAAATAAAAGTATTATTTTTATACAGTCTTCTGTTAGTGAACACTCTGAATTAAATTGGATTTTAAATTGTAATACAAATTTTAAAGAGTTAATGAGAATGACTCAATTTAAAAATAGTCTTAAAAATATTAATAATAATTTAAATGCAGGTTTATTTAATTATCCAACTTTAATGGCTGCTGATATTCTTTTATATGATACTGATAAAGTACATATAGGTAAAGATCAGAAACAACATTTAGAATTAACAAGAAATATTGCTATTCGTTTTAATAATTGTAATAAAAATATTTTTAAGATACCTGATTTTTTGATGATTAAAACTGGTTCTAAAATTATGTCTTTATTAAATCCTAAAAAAAAAATGTCTAAGTCAGATAAAAATCATAAAAATGTAATATTTTTGTTAGATAATTCTGAGGAAATATTTAAAAAAATTAAATCTGCTGTAACAGATTCAAATAATCCTCCAAATATATTTTTTGATCCTAAAAAAAAACCAGGAATTTCAAATTTATTAGTAATTTTTTCTACTTTAAGTGGAATATCTTTGTGTGATGTTAAAAGTTATTTTTTAGGAAAGTCTTATTCTCAGTTTAAAAATATAGTATTTAAAGTTATTAATAATTGTATTAAAAAAATTCAAAAAAAATTTTTTTTCTATAGAAAACAAGAAGAATTATTA is a window encoding:
- the deoD gene encoding purine-nucleoside phosphorylase → MVTPHLNSNISDISDVVIISGDPLRAKYISKNFLKNSIQINNVRSMFGYTGYYKKKRISIMSHGMGIPSLSIYVNELVSEYNVKKIIRLGTCGGINKKVKIKDIVFAMGASTDSSINRLRFGGYDFSSISDFKMLYQAYIISKNYNFNVHIGNIFTTDSFYGKDSIFFNLIKKFNILAIDMETSGLYSLSSELKFKSLSICTVSDEIFSKKKITSLEREKTLNNSILISLDLALLN
- the aroK gene encoding shikimate kinase AroK, whose amino-acid sequence is MKKKNLFLIGPMGAGKSTVGKYLARRLKMKFYDSDQEIERRTGVDINWVFDVEGESGFRKRESRIISELTEKKGIVLATGGGSVILSKNRKFLSSRGIVIYLNITIEKQLIRTRKDKNRPLLQIKSSLKETLKKLGKERNFLYKKISDIMINADNYSAPTIVQNIINTLNL
- the aroB gene encoding 3-dehydroquinate synthase, which encodes MFKKIIVKLKKPYPIIIGFDIFKKNKIISYFNKKKKYVLITNPILFKIWAKNIIKYLKINNFIIDFIIIPDGERYKSLIEINNIITQLLKKEYGRDTVLIAFGGGVIGDITGFVASIYQRGIEFIQIPTTLLAQVDASIGGKTGVNHDLGKNMIGSFWQPKYVIIDLFFLSTLSKRELFSGFSEVIKYSIIFDKFFFIWLEKNFKKLILLKKKQLFYCIKKCCKLKSHVISLDEREENNFRALLNFGHTYGHAIESYTRYSKFLHGEAISIGMVIALRTSKILGLLKKNIINRVIFLLRSFNLPIYSPTNIPIFSYLKYMKRDKKNFSGKIKLILPHKIGLVKIYDNVCEKDILDAIKSSIK
- the rpe gene encoding ribulose-phosphate 3-epimerase translates to MNKKFLSASILSANFSILGKEIKNVLKSGVDMIHFDVMDNHYVPNLTFGPMVLDSIKKLNFSAPIDVHIMAKPVDDLILKFAKCGATFITIHPESTKHLNRTLDIIKENGCKVGLAINPASSTKILDYVIEKLDLILIMSVDPGFSNQKFILNTFKKIHKVKKKINLIKKKIYISVDGGIKICHIQPLLKLGVDILVIGSYIFNNNNYKYIIKKIKNKMNFL
- the trpS gene encoding tryptophan--tRNA ligase; the protein is MNKKNLVVFSAIQPSGNLTIGNYIGVLKHWKKFQKFYKCIFCIADLHSLTSLNKENILDRKKSILDTLALYLACGVDPNKSIIFIQSSVSEHSELNWILNCNTNFKELMRMTQFKNSLKNINNNLNAGLFNYPTLMAADILLYDTDKVHIGKDQKQHLELTRNIAIRFNNCNKNIFKIPDFLMIKTGSKIMSLLNPKKKMSKSDKNHKNVIFLLDNSEEIFKKIKSAVTDSNNPPNIFFDPKKKPGISNLLVIFSTLSGISLCDVKSYFLGKSYSQFKNIVFKVINNCIKKIQKKFFFYRKQEELLIKIAFEGAKKASFIAKRKLSEVYNSLGLLKKF